The window ACGAACATCACGTTCTTCGCCTTCCTGGCGCTGGGCTACCTCGGCATGCCGCGCCGGTACGCCACGTACCAGTTCGAGCCGGGGCTGGCGCCGCTGGCCCAGGACGTGCTCTGGCACCAGCTCGCCTCCGCAGGGGCGGTCCTGCTGCTGATCGGCCAGATCATCTTCCTGTGGAACATCGTCACCTCCTGGCTCGAGGGCCGGCGCGTCCGCGACGGTGACCCGTGGAACCTCCAGCGCGACGACATGTTCGGTCGCGACTTCTCCTGGTTCGAGCGCCAGTTCGACGACACGCTGGCCACCGACGGCGGCGAGGACGAGGAGTCCGTGGCGACCGACGGCGGTCGGCCCGCGGACGACGAGCGGTAACGCGGTCGACTACCGGTAGCCTCTTTTCCGCGGCAGTTCGCGCTGCAGTCGTGTTCGGTCGACGGCGAGCGATGCACCCGAGACGCCGGTTCAGAGTCCGCCGGCGACCAGCACCATTCCGGTCACGAACATCATCAGAGCGATCCCCGCAAGCACCAGGAACAGCAGGTCCTTCTCGGCCATACCGGTGCTTCGGAACGGAGTGAAAAAGGCTAATCGACTAGGGATCGAATGACCGCTGTGACAGAGCGCGCACAGCCGCGGGCCGGAAACCGGGTCGTCGTCACTATCTACCTGATCATCGTCGCGCTCGCCGGCGTGATGGGATTCGTGCTCGGCCTCATCCGGCCGGAGAACCTCGATCCCCGTCTGTTCGGCGTCGTCGAGCTGCCGCCGACGCCGTTCGGCGTAGCGATCTACGGGCTCGTGACGGTCGCCGTCGTGCTGGGCGTCCTGCTGGCGCTGGTCTCGTACGTCTCCGAAAAGTATCCGAACGCCTGACGGTCGCGTCGCGGAGAGGGCCGGCAGCGGGGCGCTACGGCGGCGGCCGACTCGGGTCTAGTCGCCGTGGACCTGTTCGCGGATCTGCTCCGCGACGCTGGGGTCCCGGAGCGTGGTGGTGTCCCCGAGGTCCTCGTCGTTGGAGATGTTCTCCAGCAGGCGCCGCATGATCTTGCCCGAGCGGGTCTTGGGCAGGTCGTCGCAGAAGATGATGTTCGCCGGGCGGGCGAACTTGCCGATCTCGTCCTCGACGGAGGTGATGATGCGGTCGCGCACCTCGTCGCTGGCCTCGATGCCCTCGCGGAGGACGACGTACACGTCGGGCACCTCGCCCTTCTCGGCGTCCTCGCGGGCGGCCACGGCGGCCTCGGCGACGTCCTGGACCTCCGAGACGGCCGACTCGAGTTCCATCGTGCCGAGGCGGTGCCCGGCGACGTTCATCACGTCGTCGAGGCGGCCGAGGATCCGGAAGTAGCCGTCCTGGCCGTGGACCGCGCCGTCGCCGGCCTTGTACACCCAGTCCTCGGCGTCGTCGCTGTCGGTGTCGGAGAAGTCCCGCCAGTACTCGTCGATGAACCGCTCGTCGTTGCCGTAGACGGTCTGGAGCATGCCCGGCCAGGGCTTCTCGATGACGAGGTTGCCGGCCTTGCCGCTGGCGGCCTCCAGCGGTTCGCCGTCGTCGCCGTAGATGGCCGGCTGGACGCCCGGACAGGGCTTGCCCGCGGAGCCGGGCTTCATGTCCGCAAGCGCCGGCAGGTTCGTGATGAGGTGGCCGCCGGTCTCGGTCTGCCACCAGGTGTCGACGATGACGGCGTCCTCGTCGCCGATGTACTTGTAGTACCACAGCCAGGCCTCGGGCTGGATGGGCTCGCCGACCGTGGTCATGTGGCGGAAGTCGAAGTCGTAGTCCTCGACGTACTCCTCGCCCCACTTCATGAACATCCGGACGGCGGTCGGCGAGGTGTGGAAGATGTCCACGTCGTAGCGCTCGGCCATCTCCCAGATGCGGCCCTTGTGGGGGTGGTCGGGCGTGTCCTCGTACATCACGCTCGTGGTGCCCAGCGACAGCGGGCCGTAGACGATGTAGGAGTGGCCCGTGATCCACCCGATGTCGGCGGCGCACCAGTAGGTGTCCTCGGGCTTGATGTCGAGGACGTACTTCGAGGTGGCCGTGACGTAGGAGAGGTAGCCGCCGGTGCGGTGCTGACAGCCCTTGGGCTG of the Halomicrobium salinisoli genome contains:
- a CDS encoding DUF7520 family protein gives rise to the protein MTAVTERAQPRAGNRVVVTIYLIIVALAGVMGFVLGLIRPENLDPRLFGVVELPPTPFGVAIYGLVTVAVVLGVLLALVSYVSEKYPNA
- the acs gene encoding acetate--CoA ligase, whose translation is MSDEGPELEAQLTEQDYFRPPTDFVGQANVTDPDIYERFDENYPEAFEEYAELLDWDERWDQVLDDSNPPFYEWFVGGELNASYNCIDRHLDERKNQAAFIWEGTDADERETITYQDLYNRVNEMAAVLRGVGVEEDDVVTCHLPMLPALPVTMLSCARIGAPHSEVFAGFSAQALADRIDDADSDVVVTVDGYYRRGEFLNHKEKCDEALEQAESDVDTVLLWSRHDELHEDVEISDDDPYVLVDDLLHEHERERVEPVSRDAEDPLFLMYTSGTTGQPKGCQHRTGGYLSYVTATSKYVLDIKPEDTYWCAADIGWITGHSYIVYGPLSLGTTSVMYEDTPDHPHKGRIWEMAERYDVDIFHTSPTAVRMFMKWGEEYVEDYDFDFRHMTTVGEPIQPEAWLWYYKYIGDEDAVIVDTWWQTETGGHLITNLPALADMKPGSAGKPCPGVQPAIYGDDGEPLEAASGKAGNLVIEKPWPGMLQTVYGNDERFIDEYWRDFSDTDSDDAEDWVYKAGDGAVHGQDGYFRILGRLDDVMNVAGHRLGTMELESAVSEVQDVAEAAVAAREDAEKGEVPDVYVVLREGIEASDEVRDRIITSVEDEIGKFARPANIIFCDDLPKTRSGKIMRRLLENISNDEDLGDTTTLRDPSVAEQIREQVHGD